GGATCCTCTTGACCTCGTCTTTCCCGAAGAAATGCCGACTTTCATCGAGCATCAGCCCCCGCCACTTGAAACGCGGCCGGTCCTTGATGCTGCAGCCATGAAGAAGGATATCTTCGTCCTTTTTCAATAGATCGAAACCGGCCAGCTGCCGCATGGTTTGGATCGCATAGAGGCATCCGGCAGCTGTGGAGGCCTCGACGGTAATCGTTTTTGCGGTTATCTCCAACTCGTATTCCTCATCAGCGAGGCGGCTGTTCTCGAGGAAGCAGATTCCTGCCGTCTTTTCCGTGCCTTCCGGCAAGGTATAACCCTTCAGATCATGTATGTAGCGGGTGAAAAATTTTACGGCCCCTGCAAATTTTGCATGGCAGAAGATCGATTTGCGGTCATCGATCAGAAACTTCTCATCCTTTTTGATGGCCTCCGCCGGTTCGGGGATAATATCGATTGTCATCAGCCCTTTCATGCATTGGTTTGGGGGCCCGGTGCCGATTTTCCGGATGCACCCCGGTGTATGGTTCTTGATTCATTTTATCGGGATCGGCCATTTTATGCAAATTGGCCGCTGTCATTTCCTGAAAGGGAAGGAAGTCTCCGCGGCGGAAACAGAGGGGGGCAGGAAGGGTGTGCGCATCGACGGTAGCGGGAAATTGGTGCCATGGAACGGGTAAGCCAACCTTGACCGGACAGATGCCGGAAGGATAGAATAAAAAAAGAGCCGCTTTGAATGAAATTGCGGCAGTTTGAAATACAGGAAGGAACAGTGACGTGGACGCCATAACCGTGCGTGGTCTATCCAAATACTACGGGCCGGTGTGCGGTATTTCCGAACTCGAATTTTCCGTTGAGGAAGGGGAGATTTTTGGCTTTATCGGACCCAACGGTGCCGGGAAAACTACCACCATCCGGACCATTCTTGGACTGATCCGTCCCACGGCCGGCAAGGTGATGATCTTCGGCACGCCGATACCTGCCGGAGGGGGTGCACTCTACCGGCGGGTGGGATACCTGCCCGGCGAGGTGGCTTATTACCCGGAGATGACCGGGCAGGAGTTGATCGACTACGCCGCCGCTTTCCATGAAGGGGTGGATCGAAGCTGGGTGAGGGAGCTCATCGAACGATTGCAGTTTGACCCCTCGCGCCGCATCCGCACTTATTCAACGGGAAATCGTAAAAAACTGGGGATGATCCAGGCATTGCTGCAGAAGCCTGACCTGGCCATCTTTGACGAGCCCACCAGCGGAATCGATCCGCTGATAAAACAGGAATTTTTCCGGCTTCTCTCCGAATTGAATCGCGGGGGGATGACCGTTTTTTTCTCCACACATGTCCTGGAAGAGATAGAACGTATCTGCGACCGTGTCGGGATCATCAGGGACGGCCGGCTTCTCCGGGTTGACTCCCTCGATAAACTTCCCGGGCGGGAAATGAAAATCGTGACGCTGCGCCTGGCGGAGGGGGGCTTGCCGGATCGGTTGCCTCCTCGATGGGGAAGGCCCGTGCCCCTGGAAGGCCGCCCCGGTTTCTACCGACTGAATATACAGGCCCCGGCCACGGAAATAATTCATGAACTTTCCAGGCTGGATCTTGAATATATCAATATCACCGATCCGGGTATCGAGGATCTGTTCATGGCTATCTACGGAGCTGAACAAAAAGGAGCAAGGTAAAGGTGTCTATCAATGTCATCCGCAAAGAGCTACGGCTCGGCCGACGTTTTTTTCTGATCTGGGGCGGGGTCATCATCTTCATCCTGGCTCTTTACATGCCTTTCTTCCCCTACATGCAAAGCCCCGATTACAGCAAGATTTTCGAGGGCCTCCCGGAGGAGTTCCTGGAAGCTTTCAATATACGCAACATCGTCTTTCAGGATATAAACTATTACTATGCCACCCTGATCATGCAATATTTGCTGATGCTTTCCGCAATCTTTTCAGCAACGATGGCAGGCAGGTTGATCAGCCGCGAGTCCGACCTCAACACGGCCGAATTTCTTTTTACACGGCCTCTCACCAGGATCAACATCATGGCCTCCAAGGTGGCCGTATTCATGATGGTGAACGTGCTTCTCTGGATCCTTCTTTATGCCCTGGCTGTAGCACTGGGGCATGC
This sequence is a window from Bacillota bacterium. Protein-coding genes within it:
- a CDS encoding ABC transporter ATP-binding protein; protein product: MDAITVRGLSKYYGPVCGISELEFSVEEGEIFGFIGPNGAGKTTTIRTILGLIRPTAGKVMIFGTPIPAGGGALYRRVGYLPGEVAYYPEMTGQELIDYAAAFHEGVDRSWVRELIERLQFDPSRRIRTYSTGNRKKLGMIQALLQKPDLAIFDEPTSGIDPLIKQEFFRLLSELNRGGMTVFFSTHVLEEIERICDRVGIIRDGRLLRVDSLDKLPGREMKIVTLRLAEGGLPDRLPPRWGRPVPLEGRPGFYRLNIQAPATEIIHELSRLDLEYINITDPGIEDLFMAIYGAEQKGAR
- a CDS encoding ABC transporter permease subunit; the protein is MSINVIRKELRLGRRFFLIWGGVIIFILALYMPFFPYMQSPDYSKIFEGLPEEFLEAFNIRNIVFQDINYYYATLIMQYLLMLSAIFSATMAGRLISRESDLNTAEFLFTRPLTRINIMASKVAVFMMVNVLLWILLYALAVALGHATDPGEIDLKGQFFVHLSGFVAILAVGGIAFAAAPFINTVQGSTSLGIGLGLGFFLIDAMSKLTEKLSFLKYFNIYFYASFEDAVIGELYLSGLLLLLFVFILGTALGFFFLHRKEFTG